A region of Necator americanus strain Aroian chromosome I, whole genome shotgun sequence DNA encodes the following proteins:
- a CDS encoding hypothetical protein (NECATOR_CHRI.G317.T1) produces the protein MTESSCDRSKQPEKPVKHLVLDTGAVIANVNLHEIAEHYYAPPDVVSELKSSRSKITFDILPFEVEIREPSTEALRKVVEASKKTGDFVSLSLADIKVIALTYDLHCQYNGHSSTNVDKACEPESEPSIESLLEEVRLNSEQKSLNDDSTSTIEESNVDNTENGIPSRANLPEGFCENGDSDDDEGWITEDNLGKALKKMGALEVEEGINVGCLTTDFALQNVLLSMNLGLVSLNGYRIKKLKSFVLRCRACFKTTPIMTKEFCPFCGNKMLHKCAVSVNEDGEQVLHINWQRLCNKRGLKHSLGAPKGGKHAVNEKLFEDQRMPQNRMAKVRVDPFGESPFAIHDVTSRSAMLGIRKLNNKQKQRRNPNEARSGGRRK, from the exons ATGACTGAATCATCCTGTGACCGCTCGAAACAACCGGAGAAACCGGTAAAACATTTAGTACTTGATACTGGAGCGGTTATTGCCAATGTGAACTTGCAT GAAATTGCTGAGCATTATTATGCACCGCCGGATGTTGTTTCGGAGCTGAAATCTTCTCGCTCAAAGATTACTTTCGATATTCTGCCATTTGAAGTCGAAATAAGGGAACCATCTACGGAAGCATTGAGAAAAG TTGTGGAAGCATCGAAAAAGACCGGAGACTTTGTTTCATTGTCGCTGGCAGACATTAAAGTGATTGCCCTCACGTATGATCTCCATTGCCAATACAATGGACATTCTAGTACAAATGTCGACAAA GCATGTGAGCCTGAGTCAGAGCCTTCTATTGAAAGTTTACTGGAAGAGGTTCGATTGAATTCCGAGCAAAAAAGTTTGAATGATGACTCAACCTCCACTATTGAAGAATCGAATGTTGACAACACGGAGAATGGTATTCCTTCGCGAGCCAACTTACCTGAGggtttttgtgaaaat GGTGATAGTGATGACGATGAAGGATGGATTACGGAGGATAATCTTGGAAAAGCTCTTAAGAAGATGGGAGCTTTGGAG gTAGAAGAAGGAATTAATGTGGGATGTCTAACAACTGACTTTGCTTTACAAAACGTACTTCTGAGTATGAATCTCGGTCTCGTTTCATTAAATGGTTACcgtataaaaaaattaaaatcctTTGTATTACGATGCCGTGCCTGCTTTAAGACCACTCCTATTATGACCAAAGAATTCTGCCCTTTTTGTGGTAACAAAATGCTGCACAAG TGTGCCGTTTCGGTGAACGAAGATGGAGAACAGGTTCTACACATCAATTGGCAACGACTATGTAACAAACGCGGTTTAAAGCATTCCCTTGGTGCCCCAAAAGGTGGAAAACATGCG GTTAATGAAAAACTATTCGAAGATCAAAGAATGCCACAAAATCGTATGGCGAAGGTGCGGGTTGATCCATTTGGTGAGAGTCCTTTCGCAATTCACGATGTAACTTCAAG ATCTGCTATGCTCGGAATTCGAAAActgaataataaacaaaagcaAAGGCGTAATCCAAATGAAGCTCGGAGTGGAGGAAGGCGGAAATGA